In Nocardia asteroides, the following proteins share a genomic window:
- the cmk gene encoding (d)CMP kinase produces MTGAGTLVVAMDGPSGTGKSSVSRRLATRLGARYLDTGAMYRVATLRVLRAGVDLADAAAIADTVAALPLSIGTDPGHEVIELDGEDVSAEIRGDAVTKAVSAVSAVAQVREQLVSLQREIAAMAGRIVVEGRDIGTVVLTGADAKIYLTASAEARAQRRNAQNIREGRGDDYAAVLADVQRRDTLDSTRTVSPLRPAADAVLVDTSDLTMDETIDELYRVVAQQLSATTGGSR; encoded by the coding sequence ATGACCGGCGCGGGCACGCTCGTCGTCGCGATGGACGGTCCGTCGGGCACCGGCAAGTCCAGTGTGTCGCGCCGGCTGGCCACCCGCCTGGGTGCCCGCTACCTCGACACCGGCGCCATGTACCGGGTGGCGACCCTGCGCGTGCTGCGCGCGGGCGTCGACCTCGCCGACGCGGCCGCCATCGCCGACACCGTCGCGGCGCTGCCGCTCTCGATCGGCACCGACCCCGGCCACGAGGTGATCGAGCTCGACGGCGAGGACGTCTCGGCCGAGATCCGCGGCGACGCGGTCACCAAGGCCGTGTCCGCGGTGTCCGCCGTGGCGCAGGTGCGTGAGCAGCTCGTGTCGCTGCAGCGGGAGATCGCCGCCATGGCGGGCCGAATCGTCGTGGAGGGCCGCGACATCGGCACCGTCGTGCTCACCGGCGCCGACGCCAAGATCTACCTCACCGCCTCCGCGGAGGCCCGCGCCCAGCGGCGCAACGCCCAGAACATCCGCGAGGGCCGCGGCGACGACTACGCGGCCGTGCTGGCCGACGTGCAGCGCCGCGACACCCTCGACTCCACCCGCACGGTGTCGCCGCTGCGCCCCGCAGCCGACGCGGTGCTCGTCGACACCAGCGACCTGACGATGGACGAGACCATCGACGAGCTCTACCGCGTGGTGGCCCAGCAGCTTTCGGCCACGACAGGAGGGTCGCGATGA
- the der gene encoding ribosome biogenesis GTPase Der, with translation MIDEEVLVGDGTWSDETDWEIADLEGEHEDGEHLAMPTVAVVGRPNVGKSTLVNRILGRREAVVEDIPGVTRDRISYEASWAGRRFLVQDTGGWEPDAKGLQQHVARQAEVAMETADAILLVVDATVGATATDEAAVRKLRRSKIPVILVANKVDDQKVELEAASLWSLGLGEPRMVSAAHGRGTGDLLDDVLTALPETPREGTGAAGPRRVALVGKPNVGKSSLLNKLAGDERSVVHDVAGTTVDPVDSLVELGGKIWKFVDTAGLRRKVSNASGTEFYASLRTKSALEASEVAIMLIDASVPITEQDLRVISLVADSGRALVLAFNKWDLVDEDRRYMLEREIDRDLVRVPWAQRVNISAHTGRAVAKLVPQMETALESWDKRISTGRLNTWLKEVIAATPPPMRGGRQPRVLFATQASTRPPTFVLFTTGFLEAGYRRFLERRLREEFGFDGSPVRISVRVREKKERKK, from the coding sequence ATGATCGACGAAGAGGTACTGGTCGGAGACGGCACGTGGAGCGACGAAACCGATTGGGAGATCGCCGATCTCGAAGGTGAGCACGAGGACGGCGAGCATCTCGCGATGCCGACCGTCGCCGTCGTCGGCCGCCCGAACGTGGGCAAGTCGACCCTGGTGAACCGGATCCTCGGCCGCCGTGAGGCCGTCGTCGAGGACATCCCCGGCGTCACCCGCGACCGCATCTCCTACGAGGCCAGCTGGGCCGGGCGCCGATTCCTGGTGCAGGACACCGGCGGCTGGGAGCCCGACGCCAAGGGCCTGCAGCAGCATGTGGCCCGCCAGGCCGAGGTGGCGATGGAGACCGCCGACGCGATCCTGCTCGTCGTCGACGCGACCGTCGGCGCCACCGCCACCGACGAGGCGGCGGTGCGCAAGCTGCGTCGCTCCAAGATCCCGGTGATCCTGGTGGCCAACAAGGTCGACGACCAGAAGGTCGAACTCGAGGCGGCCAGCCTGTGGTCGCTGGGTCTCGGTGAGCCGCGCATGGTCTCGGCCGCGCACGGCCGCGGCACCGGCGACCTGCTCGACGACGTGCTCACCGCCCTGCCGGAGACCCCGCGCGAGGGCACCGGCGCCGCCGGGCCGCGGCGCGTGGCGCTGGTCGGCAAGCCGAACGTCGGCAAGTCGAGCCTGCTGAACAAGCTGGCCGGCGACGAGCGTTCGGTGGTCCACGATGTCGCGGGCACCACGGTCGACCCGGTCGACTCGCTCGTCGAACTCGGCGGCAAGATCTGGAAGTTCGTCGACACCGCCGGTCTGCGCCGCAAGGTGTCCAACGCCTCGGGCACCGAGTTCTACGCCTCGCTGCGCACCAAGTCGGCGCTGGAGGCCTCCGAGGTCGCGATCATGCTGATCGACGCCTCGGTGCCGATCACCGAGCAGGACCTGCGGGTGATCAGCCTGGTCGCCGACTCCGGTCGCGCGCTGGTGCTGGCGTTCAACAAGTGGGACCTGGTCGACGAGGACCGCCGCTACATGCTCGAGCGCGAGATCGACCGCGATCTGGTGCGGGTGCCGTGGGCCCAGCGCGTCAACATCTCCGCCCACACCGGGCGCGCGGTGGCCAAGCTGGTGCCGCAGATGGAGACCGCGCTCGAGTCCTGGGACAAGCGCATCTCCACCGGCCGCCTCAACACCTGGCTCAAGGAAGTCATCGCGGCCACCCCGCCGCCGATGCGCGGTGGCCGCCAGCCCCGCGTCCTGTTCGCCACCCAGGCGAGCACCCGCCCGCCGACCTTCGTGCTGTTCACCACCGGTTTCCTCGAGGCGGGCTACCGCCGCTTCCTGGAACGCCGCCTGCGCGAGGAATTCGGTTTCGACGGCTCGCCCGTGCGCATCTCGGTGCGCGTGCGCGAGAAGAAGGAACGCAAGAAGTAG
- a CDS encoding YggT family protein: MSLIGTVVGYLLTVFIVLLLVRMVLDWADLLGKLPPWAGKVRSVVYAATEPVLAPVRRVLPPVRLGGSALDLAFTVVFIVALILRSVAFSL, encoded by the coding sequence ATGAGTCTCATCGGAACCGTGGTCGGCTACCTGCTGACGGTGTTCATCGTGTTGCTGCTCGTCCGGATGGTGCTGGACTGGGCCGATCTGCTCGGCAAGCTGCCACCGTGGGCGGGCAAGGTGCGGTCGGTGGTGTACGCCGCCACGGAGCCGGTGCTGGCGCCCGTCCGCCGGGTCCTGCCCCCGGTGCGCCTCGGCGGATCGGCTCTGGACCTGGCCTTCACCGTGGTGTTCATCGTCGCGCTGATCCTGCGCTCGGTGGCGTTCAGTCTGTAG
- a CDS encoding alpha/beta fold hydrolase has translation MLLHSLGANSLAWNHVLEDLGRDRVVYLPEMLGVPGLSVQTAPFTEENFGTWFGDLLDGLGLDRVHLVGYSQGGWQAMVIGTEQQRRLASLTVIEPGGTLTKIKWSVLWTMIKVGARPTDKNLRKMNAWLNPGVTLSDAEFAGVKASLGYAPAIGFPKMFTDERLTTLTVPTLWLFGSESLVVDTALARQRLRAYVPAPEIEVFAGAGHGIFHQIPDLVTARILDFTRRYEPTEARRGE, from the coding sequence GTGCTGCTGCACTCCCTCGGCGCCAACAGCCTGGCCTGGAACCATGTGCTCGAGGACCTCGGGCGCGACCGCGTCGTCTACCTGCCCGAGATGCTCGGCGTCCCCGGGCTCAGTGTGCAGACCGCCCCGTTCACCGAGGAGAACTTCGGCACCTGGTTCGGTGACCTGCTCGACGGCCTCGGCCTGGACCGGGTGCACCTGGTCGGCTACTCCCAGGGCGGCTGGCAGGCGATGGTGATCGGCACCGAGCAGCAGCGCAGGCTGGCGAGCCTGACCGTGATCGAGCCGGGCGGCACCTTGACCAAGATCAAGTGGAGCGTGCTGTGGACGATGATCAAGGTCGGCGCCCGGCCCACCGACAAGAACCTGCGCAAGATGAACGCCTGGCTCAATCCCGGCGTCACGCTGAGCGACGCCGAATTCGCCGGTGTCAAAGCCTCGCTCGGCTACGCGCCCGCGATCGGCTTTCCGAAGATGTTCACCGACGAGCGGCTGACGACGCTCACCGTGCCGACCCTGTGGCTGTTCGGCTCGGAGTCGCTGGTCGTCGACACCGCCCTCGCCCGACAGCGGCTGCGCGCCTACGTCCCCGCTCCCGAGATCGAGGTGTTCGCCGGCGCCGGACACGGCATCTTCCACCAGATTCCGGACCTGGTCACCGCGCGGATTCTCGACTTCACCCGCCGCTACGAGCCCACCGAGGCGCGTCGCGGCGAGTGA
- a CDS encoding SDR family NAD(P)-dependent oxidoreductase: MSKIALVTGASRGVGKGIALALGAAGWTVYLTGRGSAGDGGPLETAAAEVSARGGTGIAVHCDHRDDAQIAAVFARIDAEQAGLDLLVNNVWANPDGFAGFSDPFWRRPVDDWDTLIGVGLRAHYVASVEAARRMVPRGSGLIVNISSFGTRGYLHSVLYGMSKAGLDKMAADMAVELRDTGVTTLSLWPGIVRTEQVLAMGVEDIEGFPIAGAESPEFVGRVVVALATDPDVAARGGATLITAETAVEYGITDLDGNQPVSHRAAFGGGALFGVR; this comes from the coding sequence ATGTCGAAGATCGCACTGGTCACCGGCGCCAGCCGGGGCGTGGGCAAGGGCATCGCGCTGGCGCTCGGCGCCGCCGGGTGGACCGTCTACCTGACCGGCCGGGGCAGCGCCGGGGACGGCGGACCGCTGGAGACGGCCGCCGCCGAGGTGAGCGCCCGCGGCGGGACCGGCATCGCCGTGCACTGCGATCACCGTGACGACGCGCAGATCGCCGCGGTGTTCGCCCGGATCGATGCCGAGCAGGCCGGCCTGGACCTGCTGGTCAACAACGTGTGGGCCAATCCCGACGGCTTCGCCGGTTTCAGCGATCCGTTCTGGCGGCGCCCGGTCGACGATTGGGACACGTTGATCGGGGTCGGGTTGCGCGCGCACTATGTCGCCTCGGTCGAGGCGGCACGGCGGATGGTGCCGCGCGGCAGCGGCCTGATCGTCAACATCTCCTCCTTCGGCACCCGCGGCTACCTGCACTCGGTGCTGTACGGCATGTCGAAGGCGGGCTTGGACAAGATGGCCGCCGATATGGCGGTGGAACTGCGCGACACCGGGGTCACCACCTTGTCGCTGTGGCCCGGCATCGTCCGCACCGAGCAGGTCCTGGCCATGGGCGTCGAGGACATCGAGGGCTTTCCCATCGCCGGCGCGGAGTCCCCCGAATTCGTCGGGCGCGTGGTCGTGGCCCTGGCCACCGACCCCGACGTCGCCGCGCGCGGCGGCGCCACCCTGATCACCGCCGAGACCGCCGTCGAGTACGGCATCACCGATCTCGACGGCAACCAGCCGGTCTCGCACCGCGCGGCCTTCGGCGGCGGCGCGCTGTTCGGCGTCCGCTGA
- a CDS encoding nuclear transport factor 2 family protein — MTATPDELARHLARTAAIESITALKHRYFRACDAKDPQGFRDCFVAEGSALDYGELGAMDADGMAALFAKIALHKVDGKHAILDMHHGVHPDITVHADGTASGRWTLRFRQVNLIERTETVATGEYTDEYRLEDGSWKIATCVFDRQWAITRPLDDATRIAE, encoded by the coding sequence ATGACGGCAACCCCCGACGAGCTGGCGCGCCACCTCGCGCGAACGGCGGCGATCGAGTCGATCACCGCGCTCAAGCACCGCTACTTCCGCGCCTGCGACGCCAAGGATCCCCAGGGGTTCCGCGACTGCTTCGTCGCGGAGGGCTCGGCCCTGGACTACGGCGAGCTGGGCGCGATGGACGCCGACGGCATGGCCGCGCTGTTCGCGAAGATCGCCCTGCACAAGGTGGACGGCAAGCACGCCATCCTCGACATGCACCACGGCGTGCATCCCGACATCACCGTGCACGCGGACGGCACCGCGAGCGGCCGCTGGACGCTGCGGTTCCGGCAGGTCAACCTGATCGAGCGCACCGAGACGGTCGCCACCGGCGAATACACCGACGAGTACCGGCTCGAGGACGGCAGCTGGAAGATCGCGACCTGTGTCTTCGACCGGCAGTGGGCGATCACCCGGCCACTCGACGACGCCACCCGGATCGCGGAGTAG